Proteins from a single region of Streptomyces sp. TN58:
- a CDS encoding MFS transporter, with translation MLSARRRWTVLAVCCLSMFLVGLDTTIVNVGLPAIGRGLDVDTRGLEWIVDAYTLVLASLLISSGALADRFGRRRVFQCGLVVFGAASLVCALAPSAGVLIAARALQGIGASMLSPVGLAIVVNAMPDPKERAQAIGIWASVFGLSMAAGPVTGGALLAGLDWRALFWINAPVIAAALLLSAVFVPESRAQRARRLDLPGQVLLTMVLAVVVGVLIEGPRIGWTSPAALAGYAWAAVATAGFVWVESRRREPLMDLRLFGRPVFSGAVVGAVAVFVALNMTLLLNTLYLQHTRGWTPLAAGVATLPLAVGATVCAPWSGRMVGRTGPRLPLLLAGGFITVGGLCLVRLTPHTSVLLLLAAYSLIGVGFGFANAPITNTAVNGLPPARAGVAGAITSTARQLGSALGIALAGGLVMATSPTGLAHASRPGWILVATCGVLLFLIAHVARPKEPTTGPASPQAR, from the coding sequence ATGCTGAGTGCGCGCAGACGCTGGACGGTACTGGCCGTCTGCTGCCTGAGCATGTTCCTGGTGGGCCTGGACACCACCATCGTCAATGTGGGTCTGCCGGCCATCGGGCGCGGCCTGGATGTCGACACGCGCGGTCTCGAATGGATCGTGGACGCCTACACCCTCGTCCTGGCCAGTCTTCTGATTTCCTCCGGCGCACTGGCGGATCGCTTCGGACGCCGCCGGGTGTTCCAGTGCGGGCTGGTCGTGTTCGGCGCGGCCTCACTGGTCTGCGCGCTCGCCCCGTCGGCGGGCGTACTCATCGCGGCCCGCGCCCTGCAGGGCATCGGCGCCTCGATGCTCAGCCCCGTGGGGCTCGCGATCGTGGTGAACGCGATGCCGGACCCGAAGGAACGGGCGCAGGCGATCGGCATCTGGGCGTCAGTGTTCGGGCTGAGCATGGCCGCCGGACCCGTCACGGGCGGCGCGCTGCTCGCAGGGCTCGACTGGCGGGCGCTGTTCTGGATCAACGCACCCGTCATCGCGGCCGCTCTGCTGCTCAGTGCGGTGTTCGTGCCGGAGTCCCGGGCACAGCGGGCCCGGCGGCTCGACCTGCCCGGCCAGGTCCTGCTGACCATGGTCCTCGCAGTTGTGGTCGGCGTCCTGATCGAAGGGCCGCGCATCGGCTGGACGTCGCCTGCGGCGCTGGCGGGATACGCATGGGCTGCCGTGGCGACAGCCGGATTCGTGTGGGTCGAGTCCCGCCGACGTGAGCCGCTGATGGATCTGCGGCTCTTCGGGCGCCCGGTCTTCAGCGGTGCCGTCGTGGGCGCGGTGGCGGTCTTCGTCGCCCTGAACATGACGCTGCTGCTGAACACCCTCTACCTGCAGCACACCCGCGGATGGACGCCGCTGGCCGCCGGCGTGGCGACCTTGCCCTTGGCCGTCGGAGCGACCGTCTGCGCCCCCTGGTCCGGCCGCATGGTCGGCCGCACGGGACCGCGGCTGCCGCTGCTCCTTGCCGGCGGTTTCATCACCGTCGGCGGGCTCTGCCTGGTCCGGCTCACCCCGCACACGAGCGTGCTCCTGCTTCTGGCCGCATATTCGCTCATCGGCGTCGGGTTTGGCTTCGCCAACGCCCCGATCACCAACACCGCGGTCAATGGACTGCCACCCGCCCGTGCCGGCGTGGCCGGGGCGATCACCTCCACCGCACGGCAACTCGGCTCCGCCCTCGGCATCGCTCTCGCCGGCGGCCTGGTCATGGCCACCAGCCCGACGGGGCTCGCACACGCATCCCGCCCGGGCTGGATCCTGGTCGCCACCTGTGGCGTCCTGCTCTTCCTCATCGCCCACGTAGCACGGCCGAAGGAGCCCACGACGGGCCCCGCCTCCCCACAAGCGCGATGA